A genomic window from Halorubrum lacusprofundi ATCC 49239 includes:
- a CDS encoding CapA family protein produces the protein MRTRRTLLASGVAGLVGLAGCAATPPTADDERRRATGNASATGDDDADASDEDTTEGDVTRIGFVGDLMLGRSVNERWVDDDNPENVWGSTLSRLQELDGLVGNLECCVSDRGTRWPNKGYYFRAAPAFAVPALEAAGASFVSLANNHVLDYREPALRDTASHLTDAGIAHAGAGTNRESALEPAVFEADDLTVAAFGLTDQSEEFAAGASEPGTAFATLDPAVSPTRSLVEEILDRAETHDPDLVVASLHWGPNWETEPRAVHERFGRWLVDQGVDVVHGHSAHVLQGVEVYRGRPIIYDAGDFVDDYVDYIDREGVHNKRSALFELVVRDGDLDELVVEPTAIVDEAATLADDNIAEWVRDTLVERSEAFGTEVERRDARLAFPLGED, from the coding sequence ATGCGAACACGCCGGACTCTGCTGGCATCGGGCGTCGCCGGACTCGTGGGACTCGCCGGGTGCGCCGCTACGCCGCCGACTGCGGACGACGAACGTCGCAGAGCGACCGGCAACGCCTCCGCCACGGGCGACGACGACGCTGACGCGAGCGACGAGGACACCACCGAAGGCGACGTGACCCGGATCGGGTTCGTCGGCGACCTGATGCTCGGCCGGAGCGTCAACGAGCGGTGGGTCGACGACGACAATCCTGAAAACGTCTGGGGATCGACGCTCTCGCGGCTTCAGGAACTCGACGGACTGGTCGGGAACTTGGAGTGTTGCGTCTCCGATCGCGGGACGCGCTGGCCGAACAAGGGGTACTACTTCCGAGCGGCTCCCGCCTTCGCGGTGCCGGCCCTCGAAGCCGCAGGTGCCTCGTTCGTCTCGCTCGCGAACAATCACGTTCTCGACTACCGCGAGCCCGCGCTGCGCGACACCGCCTCGCACCTGACCGACGCGGGAATCGCACACGCCGGCGCCGGCACTAACCGGGAGTCGGCGCTCGAACCCGCGGTGTTCGAGGCGGACGACCTGACCGTCGCGGCGTTCGGCCTCACCGACCAGTCCGAGGAGTTCGCGGCGGGAGCGTCGGAGCCGGGAACCGCCTTCGCGACGCTCGATCCCGCCGTGTCCCCGACGCGCTCGCTCGTCGAGGAGATTCTCGACCGCGCGGAGACACACGACCCCGATCTCGTCGTCGCCTCGCTCCACTGGGGACCGAACTGGGAGACCGAACCCCGAGCGGTCCACGAGCGGTTCGGCCGGTGGCTCGTCGATCAGGGTGTCGACGTGGTCCACGGCCACAGCGCGCACGTCCTCCAAGGGGTCGAGGTGTACCGAGGGCGCCCGATCATCTACGACGCGGGAGACTTCGTCGACGACTACGTCGACTACATCGATCGGGAGGGCGTCCACAACAAGCGGAGCGCCCTCTTCGAGCTGGTCGTGCGCGACGGCGACCTCGACGAGCTGGTCGTCGAGCCGACCGCGATCGTCGACGAGGCGGCGACGCTGGCGGACGACAATATCGCCGAGTGGGTGCGCGACACCCTCGTAGAGCGGTCTGAGGCGTTCGGGACCGAGGTCGAGCGGAGGGACGCCCGGTTGGCGTTCCCGCTGGGCGAGGACTGA
- a CDS encoding DUF368 domain-containing protein, whose product MTGLREWASLYLKGVAMGSADAVPGVSGGTIALIVGIYERLIAAVTAVDPARIRRLLAGARPANIPDARAAFHEIDGAFLFVLLAGIGTAVVAVLSGVDYLLETRPVATYGFFFGLIAASAAVLFGGVSLDTSRRKAAAIAGFSLAFLASGYASTALSSSPPVLFVAGAVAVSAMILPGVSGSLLLVVLGQYEYMSGTVSRFVDGLAAVALGNGTDALAETLPPVVTFLLGGLVGVFTIAHAVKYALAHARAATLAFLVSLIVGALRAPIVEVSIRLAESGETWSAAAPRFALAAVVGAALVLVLDRYSAGIEY is encoded by the coding sequence ATGACCGGACTCCGTGAGTGGGCGAGCCTGTATCTGAAAGGCGTCGCGATGGGGAGTGCCGACGCGGTCCCCGGCGTCTCCGGCGGCACCATCGCGCTGATCGTCGGGATCTACGAGCGGCTGATCGCGGCGGTCACGGCCGTCGACCCCGCGCGCATCCGACGCCTGCTCGCAGGCGCACGTCCGGCCAACATTCCGGACGCGCGGGCCGCGTTCCACGAGATCGACGGCGCCTTCCTGTTCGTCCTCCTCGCTGGCATCGGAACCGCGGTCGTCGCCGTTCTCAGCGGCGTCGACTACCTGCTCGAAACGCGTCCCGTCGCGACCTACGGCTTCTTCTTCGGGTTGATCGCGGCCTCTGCGGCGGTGCTTTTCGGTGGCGTCTCGCTCGACACGTCGCGTCGGAAGGCGGCCGCGATCGCGGGGTTCTCGCTCGCCTTCCTCGCGTCGGGATACGCATCGACGGCGCTTTCGAGCTCGCCGCCGGTCCTGTTCGTCGCCGGCGCGGTCGCGGTCAGCGCGATGATCCTCCCGGGGGTGTCCGGCTCACTCCTCCTCGTCGTCCTCGGCCAGTACGAGTACATGTCGGGGACTGTGAGCCGGTTCGTCGACGGGCTTGCGGCGGTCGCGCTCGGGAACGGCACCGACGCGCTTGCCGAGACGCTTCCCCCGGTTGTGACGTTTCTGCTCGGTGGGCTCGTCGGCGTGTTCACGATCGCTCACGCCGTGAAGTACGCGCTCGCTCACGCCCGCGCCGCGACGCTCGCGTTCCTCGTCAGTTTGATCGTCGGCGCGCTCCGGGCGCCAATCGTCGAGGTGTCGATCCGGCTGGCGGAAAGCGGTGAGACGTGGTCGGCTGCGGCACCGCGGTTCGCGCTCGCGGCGGTCGTCGGTGCGGCGCTGGTACTCGTGTTGGACCGATACTCCGCAGGGATCGAGTACTAG
- a CDS encoding oligosaccharyl transferase, archaeosortase A system-associated, with the protein MSDSSDPPAASDRSSADLLARWYHVPVLLGVLAFMLWTRLQSYGNFVQNGEVYFRGNDPWYHFRETMYIMENYPNRMPFDVWTGFPLGNQAGQFGTLWDHIMAVGIWIARPIMGSAEEVMLIMAPIAGMLVAIPTYFIARRFVDRFAALAAVVVLALLPGTFFSYSLVGFPDHSAAEVLFQSLAILAFLVAVAVAEREAPVWELVVDRDWAALKRPAAYAAAAGVALGLYMWTWQPGALMVGFTGVFLAIKITSDVSHGKSPEPIAFAGAVSMVVAGLMQIVPLDTFRFAVSEYSFLQIVSPLGVALGAVFLAWLARQWESRDLDAATYPPAVGGLILASAGVVWLAIPSLWSTLTGSLLNTVGFSASAGARTIGEAQPPLQDASLADFVLGQYGLAFFLALAAVLYILARPLYRSDDANHTLYIPAALAVVGSVYAVPQLYDAIGGVVGVSWQVIGLLIAAALLVGATFLVEYDAEELYFVVWAAFIGSAAFTQVRFNYYLAVIVAVGAAYFVQLAVDFLRLRSLSGVRDVEGWQAMGALVLVVIVLVPLVAMATPVWAAGANTGPGSVTQWDGSLQWMNDETPTPGELEGADNPMELYGTYERPADGDFEYPEGAYGVQSWWDYGHWITTRAERIPNANPFQQNAGEAADYLLAPSEEASREVLASQSTEGENTRYVMVDSQMASPNSKFGAPVTFYSGNETRDDFNRVLYQQTEQGGFQTVMQVNTQRYHESQMIRLYEHYGSAVDPAPVVVDWETQSAQTGSGEQIEINTLPSDPGATIRQFDNVSAARAYVEEDGSAQLGGVGDLPSERVEALEHHRLVHTSQAAGQSPSARQVQILQQLGVDVQSVLGESTLQAFQDDFVKTFERVPGATIEGSGAAPGQEVEATVELEKSTGQTFEYTQYAEADENGNFELTVPYSTTGYDEFGPENGYTNTSVRATGPYNVTTEATTDDDLTTTQRVGQVEVTEGQVVGADDAAATVDLTEEVIDCPSGDPDCSVEQSDKGSDGSDGSDGSDDGNTTNAVDGAMTLVATESAATMTPVAA; encoded by the coding sequence ATGAGCGACTCGAGCGATCCACCGGCGGCGTCGGATCGGTCCTCCGCCGACCTCCTCGCACGGTGGTACCACGTCCCGGTTCTTCTCGGCGTACTGGCCTTCATGCTCTGGACCCGCCTCCAGTCGTACGGGAACTTCGTCCAGAACGGCGAGGTGTACTTCCGCGGCAACGACCCGTGGTACCACTTCCGCGAAACGATGTACATCATGGAGAACTACCCGAATCGGATGCCCTTCGACGTCTGGACCGGGTTCCCGCTCGGGAACCAGGCCGGCCAGTTCGGCACACTCTGGGACCACATCATGGCGGTCGGCATCTGGATCGCTCGCCCGATCATGGGCAGCGCCGAGGAGGTCATGCTCATCATGGCCCCCATCGCGGGGATGCTCGTTGCGATCCCGACGTACTTCATCGCACGTCGGTTCGTCGATCGCTTCGCGGCGCTCGCCGCGGTCGTCGTGCTCGCGCTCCTGCCGGGGACCTTCTTCAGCTACAGTCTCGTCGGCTTCCCGGACCACAGTGCGGCCGAAGTGCTCTTCCAGAGTCTCGCCATCCTCGCGTTCCTCGTCGCCGTCGCGGTCGCCGAGCGCGAGGCACCCGTCTGGGAGCTCGTCGTCGACCGCGACTGGGCCGCACTCAAGCGTCCCGCCGCGTACGCGGCCGCCGCGGGCGTCGCGCTCGGTCTCTACATGTGGACGTGGCAGCCGGGAGCCCTCATGGTCGGGTTCACCGGAGTCTTCCTCGCGATCAAGATCACCAGCGACGTGTCCCACGGGAAGAGCCCGGAGCCCATCGCCTTCGCGGGCGCGGTGTCGATGGTCGTCGCCGGACTGATGCAGATCGTCCCGCTCGACACGTTCCGGTTCGCTGTGAGCGAGTACTCGTTCCTCCAGATCGTCTCCCCGCTCGGCGTCGCGCTCGGCGCGGTCTTCCTCGCGTGGCTCGCCCGCCAGTGGGAGTCGCGCGACCTCGACGCAGCCACCTACCCGCCCGCGGTCGGCGGCCTCATTCTCGCGTCCGCGGGCGTCGTCTGGCTCGCGATCCCCTCGCTGTGGTCGACGCTCACCGGCAGCCTCCTCAACACCGTCGGCTTCTCGGCCAGCGCCGGCGCTCGCACCATCGGTGAGGCCCAGCCGCCCCTCCAGGACGCCTCCCTCGCCGACTTCGTCCTCGGCCAGTACGGCCTCGCGTTCTTCCTCGCGCTCGCCGCTGTTCTCTACATCCTCGCGCGTCCCCTCTACCGTTCCGACGACGCGAACCACACGCTCTACATCCCGGCCGCACTCGCCGTGGTCGGCTCCGTCTACGCGGTCCCCCAGCTCTACGACGCCATCGGCGGCGTCGTCGGCGTGAGCTGGCAGGTGATCGGACTCCTCATCGCGGCCGCCTTGCTCGTCGGCGCGACGTTCCTCGTCGAGTACGACGCCGAGGAGCTGTACTTCGTCGTGTGGGCGGCGTTCATCGGGAGCGCCGCGTTCACCCAAGTTCGCTTCAACTACTACCTCGCGGTGATCGTCGCGGTCGGCGCGGCCTACTTCGTGCAGCTGGCCGTCGACTTCCTCCGCCTGCGCTCGCTCTCGGGCGTTCGCGACGTCGAGGGGTGGCAGGCGATGGGCGCGCTCGTCCTCGTCGTCATCGTCCTCGTCCCGCTCGTCGCGATGGCGACGCCGGTGTGGGCCGCGGGCGCGAACACCGGCCCCGGCAGCGTCACGCAGTGGGACGGGAGCCTCCAGTGGATGAACGACGAGACGCCCACGCCGGGCGAGCTCGAAGGCGCCGACAACCCCATGGAGCTGTACGGCACCTACGAGCGCCCCGCCGACGGCGACTTCGAGTACCCGGAGGGCGCGTACGGCGTGCAGTCGTGGTGGGACTACGGCCACTGGATCACCACGCGCGCCGAGCGCATCCCGAACGCGAACCCGTTCCAGCAGAACGCGGGCGAAGCGGCTGACTACCTCCTGGCACCGAGCGAAGAGGCGTCCCGCGAGGTGCTCGCGAGCCAGAGCACGGAGGGCGAGAACACCCGCTACGTGATGGTGGACTCGCAGATGGCCTCGCCGAACTCCAAGTTCGGCGCGCCCGTCACGTTCTACTCGGGCAACGAGACGCGCGACGACTTCAACCGCGTCCTCTATCAGCAGACCGAGCAGGGCGGGTTCCAGACGGTGATGCAGGTGAACACGCAGCGCTACCACGAGAGCCAGATGATTCGGCTGTACGAGCACTACGGCAGCGCGGTCGACCCCGCACCGGTCGTCGTCGACTGGGAGACGCAGAGCGCCCAGACCGGGAGCGGCGAGCAGATCGAGATTAACACCCTCCCGAGCGATCCGGGAGCGACGATCCGACAGTTCGACAACGTCTCGGCCGCCCGCGCGTACGTCGAGGAAGACGGCAGCGCGCAGCTCGGCGGCGTCGGCGACCTCCCCTCGGAGCGCGTCGAAGCCCTCGAACACCACCGGCTCGTCCACACATCGCAGGCGGCAGGGCAGTCGCCCTCGGCGAGACAGGTGCAGATCCTGCAGCAGCTCGGCGTCGACGTGCAGAGCGTCCTCGGCGAGTCGACCCTGCAGGCGTTCCAAGACGACTTCGTGAAGACGTTCGAACGCGTTCCCGGCGCGACGATCGAAGGCTCGGGCGCGGCGCCCGGCCAAGAGGTCGAAGCGACCGTGGAGCTGGAGAAGTCCACGGGACAGACCTTCGAGTACACCCAGTACGCCGAGGCCGACGAGAACGGGAACTTCGAGCTCACGGTCCCGTACTCGACGACGGGCTACGACGAGTTCGGTCCCGAGAACGGCTACACGAACACGAGCGTCCGCGCCACTGGCCCCTACAACGTCACCACAGAGGCGACCACCGACGACGACCTCACCACGACACAGCGCGTCGGGCAGGTCGAGGTGACCGAGGGGCAGGTCGTCGGCGCGGACGACGCGGCGGCGACGGTCGACCTCACCGAGGAGGTCATCGACTGCCCGAGCGGCGACCCGGACTGTTCGGTCGAGCAGAGCGACAAGGGCAGTGACGGGTCCGACGGAAGCGACGGCAGCGACGACGGCAACACCACCAACGCGGTCGACGGCGCGATGACACTGGTCGCGACCGAGTCGGCCGCGACGATGACGCCCGTCGCCGCCTGA
- the aglG gene encoding glucosyl-dolichyl phosphate glucuronosyltransferase yields MKVSVVVCTYTLDMYEHFREAADSVLAQTHDDVELVVVVDGTPEVYEQVVDDYGDREDVVIECNDENVGLLESRNRGAAIASGDVVAFIDDDAIADEAWVERLVRAYEEEDAIAAGGKMTPAWVAGKPSFLPEEFYWLIGVTHRGFADGPGEVRNTFGSNISFRADVFEVLGGFDVDIGGRKGDKNLQGGETELCARMREEYGGGVWYDPEAEVAHKVFEYRTEFRWLVDRAFWQGYSKRAMESFVEDEGGEEGAFLKYILTNTTPRRVKRLVSREPLTEIKLFVMVYLLTGLVGFGYLYGTLTYSA; encoded by the coding sequence GTGAAGGTCTCGGTCGTCGTCTGTACGTACACGCTCGACATGTACGAGCACTTCCGCGAGGCCGCCGACAGCGTCCTCGCGCAGACGCACGACGACGTCGAGCTCGTCGTGGTCGTCGACGGAACGCCCGAGGTGTACGAGCAGGTCGTCGACGACTACGGCGACCGCGAGGACGTGGTCATCGAGTGCAACGACGAGAACGTGGGGTTGTTGGAGAGTCGGAACCGGGGTGCAGCAATCGCGTCCGGTGACGTGGTCGCGTTTATCGACGACGACGCGATCGCCGACGAGGCGTGGGTCGAGCGGCTGGTCCGCGCCTATGAAGAGGAGGACGCGATCGCGGCCGGCGGGAAGATGACGCCCGCGTGGGTCGCCGGCAAGCCGTCGTTTCTCCCCGAGGAGTTCTACTGGCTGATCGGCGTGACGCATCGCGGATTCGCCGACGGGCCAGGCGAGGTGCGGAACACGTTCGGATCGAACATCTCGTTCCGGGCGGACGTGTTCGAGGTGTTGGGCGGGTTCGACGTCGATATCGGCGGGCGGAAGGGCGACAAGAACCTGCAGGGTGGAGAGACAGAGCTGTGTGCGCGGATGCGAGAGGAGTACGGAGGGGGAGTGTGGTACGATCCCGAGGCAGAGGTGGCACACAAGGTGTTCGAGTACCGGACGGAGTTCCGGTGGCTGGTGGATCGGGCATTCTGGCAGGGGTACTCGAAGCGGGCGATGGAGTCGTTCGTTGAGGATGAGGGTGGTGAAGAGGGGGCGTTTCTTAAATACATTCTCACGAATACAACCCCTCGGCGAGTAAAACGCCTCGTGTCGAGAGAGCCGCTCACGGAGATCAAACTGTTCGTTATGGTCTACCTGCTTACTGGTTTGGTCGGGTTCGGATATCTCTACGGTACACTCACTTACTCAGCATAA
- a CDS encoding glycosyltransferase, whose product MTQANPKVRWFTPDKPDNISVGRERIASHLRQNEGFHVDVVGTTLPTVRTAIRERDRYDVILGTTRAGAIAGTLIGRVTGKPVIVDHVDPIRQFRENNSPFFSIPVRIAENISFALAELVLYVYEEEYDRVSRYASQHMKTELGVDYRRFASPNSEIIDSVQDQLAEYELREYVAIYVGGLEPIYHIRELLMAMSYLPDWSLIVLGEGSLRGMLEEVDADQENIHYLGLVPHETIPGYLNVADVGVSLVDDPHTLKILEYGAAGLSVVQASGLAEERFRERVEYADSDPRSIADAIRRAGERENVEQLQSFISEFDWKQIAGDYVDALKSIK is encoded by the coding sequence GTGACTCAGGCGAACCCCAAAGTTCGGTGGTTTACTCCAGATAAACCGGACAACATCAGTGTTGGGAGAGAACGAATTGCCTCCCATCTCCGACAAAACGAGGGGTTCCACGTTGATGTTGTGGGAACTACACTCCCAACTGTCCGAACAGCGATCAGAGAACGTGACCGATACGACGTGATCCTTGGAACCACTCGTGCAGGGGCGATTGCCGGGACACTGATCGGACGCGTAACCGGAAAGCCCGTGATTGTTGACCACGTAGATCCCATTCGACAGTTCCGTGAAAACAACTCTCCGTTCTTTTCGATCCCAGTTCGAATAGCCGAAAATATCTCATTCGCGCTAGCCGAGTTGGTACTGTACGTGTACGAGGAAGAGTACGATCGGGTTTCTCGCTACGCTAGCCAGCATATGAAAACCGAACTCGGTGTTGATTATCGTCGGTTTGCTAGTCCCAATTCAGAGATCATTGATTCTGTTCAGGATCAGTTAGCTGAATACGAGCTTCGTGAATATGTAGCAATCTACGTCGGCGGGCTTGAACCCATATATCACATCAGAGAGTTACTGATGGCGATGTCGTATCTTCCTGACTGGTCGTTGATTGTTCTCGGAGAGGGCAGTCTCAGAGGAATGCTTGAAGAGGTGGATGCCGACCAAGAGAACATTCACTATTTAGGACTCGTTCCACACGAGACCATCCCTGGGTATCTCAATGTGGCTGATGTCGGCGTTTCATTGGTTGATGACCCTCATACACTCAAGATATTAGAGTACGGTGCTGCGGGACTATCGGTCGTTCAAGCTAGTGGACTAGCGGAAGAGAGATTCCGGGAACGGGTGGAATATGCCGATTCCGATCCAAGATCTATAGCGGATGCTATCAGGCGTGCCGGAGAGCGTGAAAACGTTGAACAACTCCAGTCGTTCATATCTGAATTTGATTGGAAGCAGATCGCTGGAGATTATGTGGATGCGCTCAAAAGCATAAAATAG
- a CDS encoding sulfatase, whose product MRDIVLVTVDSLRADHVGWHGYDRNTTPNLDQRAASAQTFTSAFAHACSTRPSFPSIMTSSYALEYGGFERLSSKRTTIAELLEEAEYETAGFHSNLYLSADFGYDRGFSRFFDSKSDPGTLAKLRQEVKTHLDSDGHLYGFLQQAFNATEKRAGIELGSAYIDAEEITDRALSWASSTSSNPRFLWVHYMDVHHPYVPPAEHQRRFRDEPVTDRDAVQLRRKMLESPEEITDQEFNTLIDLYDSEIAYVDAQVDRLIETLQTEWENDPVIAFTADHGEEFLDHGGFSHSATFHDEVIHVPLLVGTGEEETGESDNLVGLMDLAPTLADKADVDRPGTYRGQPLSQVEDQWNRSEVIAEWTDTDTDDRRFAVRTTNWKYIREENGDEQLYDLTADPDEMNDLATETLDVLSDLRETLEDHLVTLDESREDLGDVEMDEEVRQRLRDLGYQE is encoded by the coding sequence ATGCGCGATATCGTTTTAGTAACAGTCGACTCGTTACGCGCCGATCACGTCGGTTGGCACGGCTACGATCGGAATACAACGCCAAATCTCGACCAGCGCGCGGCATCGGCCCAGACGTTCACGTCCGCCTTTGCCCACGCATGTTCAACACGACCTTCGTTTCCGTCTATTATGACTTCGTCGTACGCTCTTGAGTACGGAGGATTCGAACGACTCTCCTCGAAACGAACCACAATTGCCGAACTTTTAGAAGAGGCTGAGTACGAGACTGCTGGCTTCCACTCGAACCTCTATCTCTCTGCTGATTTTGGCTACGATAGAGGATTCAGTCGGTTCTTTGATTCGAAATCGGACCCAGGGACACTCGCTAAACTTCGACAGGAGGTCAAAACACACCTTGACTCCGATGGCCATCTCTACGGTTTTCTTCAGCAGGCGTTCAACGCAACGGAGAAACGAGCAGGTATTGAACTCGGTTCTGCCTACATCGACGCTGAGGAAATCACCGATCGTGCGCTCTCTTGGGCGTCTTCAACGAGTAGCAATCCCCGCTTCCTTTGGGTACACTACATGGATGTCCACCATCCGTACGTCCCACCAGCGGAGCATCAGCGGCGATTCCGCGATGAACCTGTCACCGACCGTGACGCCGTTCAACTTCGGAGGAAGATGTTGGAATCACCGGAGGAGATAACTGATCAGGAGTTCAACACTCTCATTGACCTCTATGACTCCGAAATCGCCTATGTCGACGCACAAGTGGATCGGCTGATCGAAACACTTCAGACGGAGTGGGAAAATGATCCCGTAATCGCGTTCACTGCTGATCACGGTGAGGAGTTCCTTGACCACGGTGGATTCAGTCACAGTGCTACCTTCCACGACGAAGTAATTCATGTGCCGCTGTTAGTTGGGACTGGAGAAGAAGAAACAGGAGAAAGCGACAATCTCGTCGGCTTGATGGATCTGGCACCTACTCTCGCTGATAAAGCAGATGTCGATCGACCAGGGACCTATCGGGGTCAACCGCTGAGTCAAGTTGAGGACCAGTGGAACCGGTCAGAAGTCATCGCCGAATGGACCGACACCGACACAGATGATCGTCGGTTTGCCGTTCGGACCACGAACTGGAAGTATATCCGCGAGGAAAACGGAGATGAGCAACTTTACGACCTTACCGCTGATCCGGATGAGATGAACGATCTTGCTACTGAGACTCTCGATGTATTATCGGACCTCCGCGAAACGCTTGAGGACCATCTGGTGACGTTAGATGAAAGCCGCGAGGACCTCGGTGACGTCGAGATGGATGAGGAGGTGCGCCAGCGACTTCGCGACCTCGGATATCAGGAGTAG
- a CDS encoding glycosyltransferase family 4 protein, whose translation MVQILLLHTNESYAEMLARYVSTEYPSYDVDVVSRVPVPERLRALLAREYDLIQTDELIANGMLATGASVVFDIPLVVAIRGWADYTNAHGQYGWLKDASIRARTRLALHRASEVIFISDTTSETFREQYPVSQYSVVRRPIDIDRYGTDRATDRETFDLLTVTNLRYEEKYDGILTVLRALRPLFEAHPTLRYRVAGGGQYLDALRKYLGDYEYADRVTVLGFVDAVEGEFASANAFVYVSFLDSYGTVVLEAQAAGLPVIGGDAMGVPEAVGDAGEVCPPTPDGIRDALERLITDDDHHESLATQSGKKMATYNEECAAGHVDVWERVLDT comes from the coding sequence GTGGTCCAGATCCTCCTCCTTCACACGAACGAATCGTACGCGGAAATGCTGGCCCGCTACGTCTCAACCGAGTATCCGTCCTATGATGTCGATGTCGTCTCTCGCGTCCCCGTTCCGGAACGCCTTCGGGCCCTCCTCGCACGCGAGTACGACCTTATTCAGACAGACGAGCTGATAGCCAACGGAATGCTCGCCACCGGTGCGTCGGTGGTTTTCGACATTCCGCTCGTCGTCGCGATTCGCGGGTGGGCTGACTACACGAACGCTCACGGACAGTACGGCTGGCTCAAGGACGCCAGCATCCGGGCCCGAACCCGTCTCGCCCTCCACCGGGCGTCTGAGGTGATATTCATCAGCGATACCACCAGTGAGACGTTTCGCGAGCAGTATCCGGTTTCCCAGTATTCTGTCGTGAGACGCCCCATCGACATTGACCGGTATGGTACTGACCGGGCGACCGACCGGGAGACGTTCGACCTCCTCACCGTCACGAACCTGCGCTACGAGGAGAAGTACGATGGCATCCTGACAGTGTTGCGCGCCCTCCGACCGCTGTTCGAAGCGCATCCGACACTCCGATACAGAGTCGCCGGCGGCGGACAGTATCTGGATGCGCTCCGCAAGTATCTCGGTGACTACGAATACGCCGACCGCGTGACCGTCCTCGGGTTCGTTGACGCCGTCGAAGGCGAGTTCGCCAGCGCCAACGCATTCGTCTACGTGAGCTTTCTCGACTCTTACGGGACCGTAGTACTGGAAGCACAGGCCGCCGGCCTCCCCGTTATCGGCGGTGACGCCATGGGAGTTCCGGAAGCCGTCGGGGACGCCGGTGAGGTCTGTCCCCCGACACCTGACGGCATCCGCGATGCACTCGAACGCCTCATCACCGACGACGACCACCACGAGTCGCTCGCTACCCAAAGCGGTAAGAAGATGGCAACGTACAACGAGGAGTGCGCCGCTGGTCACGTCGATGTCTGGGAACGAGTACTCGATACATAG